CGATGAGAATATTAATATAGAAGTAATTGGGTACAGTAGAAATGAAATTTTAGACTTGACTAGAATGATGCtgtcaaaaacctactcacaaCGTACTAGTTTTTCCTTCGTTTTTTTGGCCACATTTGACCATTTGAGTCAATTAACTGAAATCGTCCTTGGTACTAAAGCTGTCTGGCTTTTCGATCAGCTTTTCGGATCGTTGTCTTTCTGCATCAGTGCAATCTTCAACAATCTTCCTGTGCATTTTTGGCGAATCAAATATCTGCGTTTCAAGTAAGTTGTTTATTTTAGtgagtatttattattttcagaactcatggctggagctcaaggcttctttttccagtcacgccaaaatctattgtatttcattgattattttcatttgtgaaaatacttattgtatttggcaatagattcattattcattattattcattttcatttttttaatggcATTCTCAATTTCCAAGCCAATTTCTAAGTAATTTGAAGGTCATTTTTAAGTTCATCAATATGCTTGCCACATTTTCTCTGATCTGAATTAATAAACGTACTAGCTTATTGGATGATGCGATTCAAAACTGGGGTAGGCTACTGAATGGTGTTTTTTTGAAACACAATCTATCGCATGGTAGCGATGCTTAAAAATGAGCGCGCGTTTAGAATGTGAGTCGACATTATTCATGAGACACAACGCCGGGCGTCACGTGAATTAGACGACACACTCATTGGGCAAAAATCGCCACCAGTGGGCTTTTCCATCACGCTTCTGTCATCATTGATTGAATGCGAGGCATTGATGTTAGTTACatgaaatgctgacagttttcgATGAATCTGACTGTAATTAGGCACAACAAATCACGCCGTTAGCCCGAAATTGCGGTCATCCTTCGTCAAAGTCCTGCTACGTTTGAATAGTCACATCCCTGATATCACGTCACACAAAGCATTGTGCCTGGAAAAATTGTAAAACTTCCCTCGTGATTCAAAATCACTCGCGGAGTGCTGAAAAAAGTGTTTTCATGCCCGCATTTTTCGTATCACTGAACTGGCACTAATTACTGCTAATATAATGCCGGataatgtttttcattatcGCTTTTCTAAAATCAGACCAAGGTTGATCGGGATAATTGATTTCACTAGAGATGTGTGAAAATTTGGTTTTTCCTGTCAATGATCTATGTGAAGTTGATTATATAGATGAATTAGTACCGTAATTCTAATACATCTATGTATCAGAATGTGTGTTTGGAGCCTGTGTAAAAAAAGAGAGATTAAGTTCTAGTTATTATTCAAGCTCTAATCATGTTGATGGTATTGATGCTGCTTTGGATGTCAGCATTATTGGCTGCTATATTAAACTGTTCCTCTGTACCGATGAAAATATGATCCAGATACTGTATAAccctattataattttataaattctatctattaaactgcagacagacagacagaaagatattattcatttacgaaaaatgcaatttacaaaataaaaatcgtATGTACTCAAACACAATTCCAAcacaaacaacaacaaaaaaactCTCATGAATACACCAATGCATGGGCATAAACCAGACTTGCATACTCAGATTGCAATGCATAGTCATACTCACTTTTCATTCTACATGATGTAATGTTCATTTTGTAATgtgattatatttcaaattgaatttgtgAAATTCTGACTATTTTCGTCTGCACGATatgaaaattaacaattatataATCGCTGTCCCTACAACAAATTACAAGTCTCACTCTCCAGTGCCCAACAATACAACAATCTGAGTTCATGGTTCTTGACTGCGTttgttttgaaacaaaattttttACACGATGCAACTACTCCTCTGAGATCGTGTCATCTGATGTCGTAGATGCTCATAGATTTATAGCCTAAATTTATTCGCTACGAATGGATGATTAATGAGAAGATCAAAAATGTCCATGTATACCGGCGGCGGGACTTGAACCCACGAACCAGACGATGCTAGCAGACTGAAGCAGAGAAGACTTCTATACCAACTTAGATTGTTTATTATGAGACTGAAGCTTGTAACCAGTTGGGAAGGTCGACCACTTGGGATGATATTCTGAAATTGTTGATTCATCCATGCAGAAGATATAATCAAgatgtttcatttcatttataacATGTTGTTTTAACATGagatgtgtttgtttttgaattttctgGAGGATTAAAATTCTTACTAATATCGCGTTGAAAATTCAGCGGTGGATGGAGAAAAATCAGGTTGATCGGGATAATTGATTTCACTAGAGATGTGTGAAAATTTGACATAAGAATCATCATAATCATTTATAAGCGGTGGATGGAGGAATAATATTGGTCAAGGGATGATTGATTCCACTCCAACTTAATATTCATTCCAACCTTTATCACAATCATCTGTCATCGGTGGATGGAGAAATATCGATCGAGGGATGATAGATTTCACTAgagatttgtttcaaattaacATCTTTATCACAATCATCTTTCAGCGGTGGGTGAAGAATAGTTATCGATCAAAGGATGATTTTTTTCACTAGAGGTGTGTTCAAAtttgtcataataatcatcACAATCATCTATCAGCAGTGGATGGAGAAGTATTGGTCAAAGAATGATTGTTTTTAGGAGTGGTTGAATGAGAATTTGATTGGTGCCATTTATACTAATAATATCACTTTCAACATATCCATCTCGTTGTAATCTTCAACGGTGGATGTAGAGGAATTACTGTTTTCATTTGAGATGTGtggtttttgaaaatgattggaTGGGGATTCAAACCTGAATGAATTTGTTCCATGGTATTATGTGATGTCACGTTGGACATCATCATATCTCAATTGaaataagaaatttttcaattaaagaTGTTATAATTCAGTTGTGGATGTGGAGGAAAATCGGTTGAGAGATGTTGGAATGATTGTTCTCACTTGAGATTTGTTGGTTTTTGGAAACAATTGATCAAGGAATCGGACCAAATTTGTGTGGATTGGAGTTTCATGAATGCATATTACGATTGATGAACAAAGCAAGATGATGCCTTCATTAATTGCAGTTAAAAATACGAATAtgctataatatattattgctaCCATGCGAGTATTCTCTCGGGTTTTCACATTGAATGAAAAGCAGTAAGTGGTAAAACCACTTACCAAATGCCATCCATTGCTATTCCAAATGCTATCGTTCTCATTTTGTGATCTAGATGATGGAGTTGtatcataatatcaatataGTTGCAAACTCAACGAGGGGAAATCGTCATAAACTGTTTGTGATAATATCCCTTACTTATCATTACATGCTCAACCAGGAGTCCTGGTTTCAAATAAACTATTTTCTAGCtgatgatttttcattcaattagttACTTCCGGAAATTTATATtcagtattattcaataaaaaatgataattattattataatagctTCATTGTTTGCTAGAAATCCATATAGTGAAGTTATCACTATATAGCCTATCTGATTATCAGATTAATCTTCAGCACGAAACTTCAGTACGTAGGTTTAGATTGATAATGCTTTTTATAGTACTTCTACGTAATATTATGAGAGTGAGAAttttattttaggtatttttttACGTTTCTAATTCGTGTGTTGATTGTAAACGCACTTCCAAGAAGAGGGAGAGTATAATTTTAAGGCATTTGTTTACGTATTTGAAGCTATTGGGTGGTGATGTTCAATTGACGCTACCTTCAACACATTGTAcgttcatattattttaaatgcaATGGTCCCTTGGGATTTGATATCGCTGAATATGTGGGAGTTGCAGAAATCAGTTTAATATCGTCAATTGATATCGAGTATCCTCTTACGTGAAGAGCTGACGTAGACATATTTACCTGAATGATAGATTAGGGTGGAGAATTATCACTGTTACTACCCACTGATTGCAGAACTCCTACAATGattaatttgtttgaaatataattaatatgcaTGAAACCGTGGATAAACGTTctcgaattttcatatttaaatgGAAACGACCGCGAGTAGTCCACCAGTCTATCACCTCGCCGTTAACCCTACGATACTCCGCTAATTTCGAACAAGTTCACAATGCTCAACTCTGCCAGTTCTGTAATTTTTCTGTTGGTTGTTGGGCCAGTGGCTGTACTTAGCCTCCCGAACGGAATCTTCTCAAGCATTTCTGCGTCAACCGCTCCTCCAAGATATCACATGAAAGATCTTAGCGGCAACAATACCAACTGCCCCTTTACCGTAAACATAACAAAAACTGGAGGCGAACCACAGTTTATAACTGAATACAGGTGAGaatctttcaatttttctattacTCGAAAATAAGcatcattattacaatattattatcaattcaccAATAAATTAGcattattaatgcaatattattatcaattcaccCAATAAGAAATTGAGAGATTGCAGAAATGCAGCAAAATTCGGGTGAGGAACAGTTTTTAATTGTGCCTGTTGGTCCCCCCCCCCAATCATGCTGAGTGTAATTGAATCAATTGAATAGATATGGATATGAATAAGTTTGACCATTAAGGGTGTCTTGTCACGACCAATGACGGTTGAGCTCAATcctcattggtcaacagctaatgaccAATCATTGGGCTTCACTATCTGCAGCTCAATGTTTGATCTTTCAGTTCATAGAAGATTAATAATGGTGATTCAACCGAACCTACTGtctttgaaatgtttattcagtataattttttttgaaaaatgtaaatacttttcattcaatatagatATCTACCACATCATCTccacaattgaaataatcattccATTCAATTGTTTAATGTTGCAATTTTTTTTGTACAGATGTAAAACTCCATCTACCAGCAGTGATTCTGGATTCAGTGAAAAGGGACAATGTGTCCAAGGCACCGTCAAAATCATGGTCAAGATGCCAAATATCCCCGAACCTCAACCAATGAATTTTAGCTCTGGATGCTTCTTCTACATCAAAAAAGGAACTGTGCCAAACTCTGCAACCAGGCCTTTacagaaaaagttgaaattccCAAATTAATAGTTCTCTGTGATAACAGGACAGATTTCAAATTATGGAAGAGGAcatttttgaaggtcggtcatccatAAAGATAGTATAGGATACTACTTACTAGCCTTGGGTCTTCCTATTTTTAGCTTAggctatttatttttatctcaaTTCGAAAGTTCAAATCTACGATTTGACGATTCAAATTGACAATTGAATTGACGATTTTCTGCCATAATAACTCAGATTGCAGATTGAGAAACAACTCTAAGAGATGAAAATTTTGTAGAGCGATCATTCTTGGGAACATTTTGAACATTATGTTGCGCATATCTGCTCTCAATcgatacaaaatataaaaataaatttaatataaaaattttcataatttgaataatcaagcAACAATTTCcataaaaactattgtaataacTACTAGTAACAACTTCTAGTTGTTGTATTACTATTACTAGTTACTGATTTTGATAAAGCATTGCAGCTCTCCAACTGttttttttctatatattaatattccaATGTATAGAGCAAGTCTTCCAATATTTCGAAGAGTTctaaacatgtttttttttagatCGAAAATTAATATTACCTACTTAGCCCAGAACATTTTCGATATATATAAGACTGTTCAAATCATCTCTAATAGAGCTATGTGAATGGACACTTGCCTAATTGATTATCTAGAATGACAGACCTTcaacaatttctgttttcaactatattcGAAAACCAGAACAACTGTCTATCTTCATATCTAGAATCTGTTCTTGATAAGGTTATGATTTCCAAAGATTTATTAAGTTATCCATTTAGGATATTAGGTTTTGTATGAAGTTATATTCCAGTTTCTACATGAACGATTCTTGAGAACTCTCTTATTTGAGCATGATTCGGATTTCAAGTAGCTAGAAACGTAATGATTGGCTCCTGTGATTTTTGTTTCTAGCAACCAAAGCGTGTAGGGTTAAGAAATCTTGAGATCGTTTAGAAATGCTGAGTTCCTGAGTTCATGAAACTTCCAACGGCGATCTTTATAGAGTAGCCTAGATGTGTTTTGACTGTGTCGGGTTCGATTCTCGATTCAGTCCGGCAATTTTGTATCATCTTTTA
The genomic region above belongs to Nilaparvata lugens isolate BPH chromosome 5, ASM1435652v1, whole genome shotgun sequence and contains:
- the LOC120351254 gene encoding uncharacterized protein LOC120351254, with the protein product MLNSASSVIFLLVVGPVAVLSLPNGIFSSISASTAPPRYHMKDLSGNNTNCPFTVNITKTGGEPQFITEYRCKTPSTSSDSGFSEKGQCVQGTVKIMVKMPNIPEPQPMNFSSGCFFYIKKGTVPNSATRPLQKKLKFPN